A window of the Janthinobacterium agaricidamnosum NBRC 102515 = DSM 9628 genome harbors these coding sequences:
- a CDS encoding malonate decarboxylase holo-ACP synthase: MNPHDLLWIAGADGLSFKRGAARPDWLTDDWLRRAPLVLRRETMAAGDSRLPVGVRGTTRSQRCAAYVERDAVLRSVAPEALAAGRYPSGFPALAALAALAPAFDSSGLAWGPTGGVGFLLASGLPVLRPDSDLDLLLRAPRRLGAGQAAALAALQVSPVCRIDIQVDTGHGAFALAEWLRWPSRIMLKTGAGPVLLDDPWSAP, encoded by the coding sequence ATGAATCCGCACGATTTATTGTGGATCGCCGGCGCCGACGGCCTGTCGTTCAAGCGTGGCGCCGCGCGGCCGGACTGGCTCACCGACGACTGGCTGCGCCGGGCGCCGCTGGTGCTGCGCCGCGAAACCATGGCGGCCGGCGACAGCCGTTTGCCGGTCGGTGTGCGCGGGACCACGCGCAGCCAGCGCTGCGCCGCCTATGTCGAGCGTGACGCGGTATTGCGGTCTGTCGCGCCTGAAGCGCTGGCCGCCGGCCGCTATCCATCCGGCTTCCCGGCGCTGGCCGCGCTGGCCGCGCTGGCGCCGGCGTTCGACAGCAGCGGACTGGCCTGGGGACCGACCGGCGGCGTCGGCTTTTTGCTGGCCAGCGGCCTGCCGGTGCTGCGTCCGGACAGCGATCTGGACCTGCTGCTGCGCGCGCCGCGACGGCTCGGCGCTGGGCAGGCGGCGGCGCTGGCCGCCTTGCAGGTCAGCCCCGTCTGCCGCATCGATATCCAGGTCGATACCGGCCATGGCGCGTTTGCGCTGGCCGAGTGGCTGCGGTGGCCGTCCAGGATCATGCTCAAGACCGGCGCCGGGCCGGTACTGCTGGACGATCCATGGAGCGCACCATGA